In Leifsonia sp. ZF2019, a genomic segment contains:
- a CDS encoding glucose-6-phosphate dehydrogenase, whose translation MTQSVDTLAILGASGDLSARLLLPAIGQLLSDHPDRRFRLVGAGFEDWTDAHWRSVVRASFKTIRASGPTVERVLKETVYVQADVTRADDLQRIFDACEGAPALYFALPPAITAKACAVLGTMHLPRGLTLALEKPFGTDKRSAIALNKQLATLVPEERIHRVDHFLGRSTVFNLIGLRFANSILEPLWNADHIERVDIVYDETLALEGRARYYDNAGALVDMIQSHLLQVLAIVAMEPPSTLDATDLRDAKATVLRATRVWKDSPKESSRRARYTAGTVEGESVPAYVKEPGVDPARGTETLAEVTVQIDTWRWAGVPFTLRSGKALGERRREVVVTFKPARHVPKGLRGTREPTVLRVMLAPDEMSLEININGPGDPFEIERAAMRLEFGPGQLLAYAEVLEGILDGDPALSVRADTAVDCWRIVAPVLTEWAKDEVPLQNYRAGSAGPASWKRVG comes from the coding sequence ATGACGCAGTCGGTCGACACTCTCGCGATTCTCGGAGCGAGCGGCGATCTCTCCGCCCGCCTTCTCCTCCCCGCCATCGGCCAGTTGCTCTCGGATCACCCCGACCGGCGCTTCCGGCTGGTCGGCGCCGGCTTCGAGGACTGGACCGACGCGCATTGGCGCTCGGTGGTGCGGGCATCGTTCAAGACCATCCGGGCCTCGGGCCCGACGGTCGAGCGCGTGCTGAAGGAGACCGTCTACGTGCAGGCGGACGTCACCCGCGCGGACGACCTCCAGCGCATCTTCGACGCGTGCGAGGGAGCTCCCGCGCTCTACTTCGCGCTCCCGCCCGCGATCACTGCCAAGGCGTGCGCCGTTCTCGGGACGATGCACCTGCCGCGCGGTCTGACGCTCGCGCTCGAGAAGCCGTTCGGCACGGACAAGCGCAGCGCGATCGCGCTCAACAAGCAGCTCGCGACGCTCGTGCCGGAGGAGCGCATCCACCGCGTCGACCACTTCCTCGGCCGGTCCACGGTCTTCAATCTGATCGGCCTGCGGTTCGCGAACAGCATCCTCGAGCCGCTGTGGAACGCCGACCACATCGAGCGCGTCGACATCGTCTATGACGAGACGCTCGCGCTCGAGGGGCGCGCCCGCTACTACGACAACGCCGGCGCCCTGGTCGACATGATCCAGAGCCACCTGCTGCAGGTCCTCGCCATCGTGGCGATGGAGCCGCCGTCGACCCTCGACGCGACCGACCTGCGCGACGCGAAGGCGACCGTCCTGCGCGCGACCCGGGTGTGGAAGGACAGCCCGAAGGAGTCCAGCAGACGCGCCCGCTACACCGCCGGCACCGTCGAGGGCGAGTCGGTCCCCGCCTACGTCAAGGAGCCGGGTGTCGACCCCGCGCGGGGCACCGAGACGCTCGCCGAGGTGACCGTGCAGATCGACACCTGGCGCTGGGCCGGCGTGCCGTTCACGCTGCGGTCGGGCAAGGCGCTCGGGGAGCGGCGGCGGGAGGTCGTCGTCACGTTCAAGCCGGCCCGGCACGTCCCGAAGGGCCTCAGAGGCACCCGCGAGCCGACGGTGCTGCGCGTCATGCTCGCCCCCGACGAGATGTCCCTGGAGATCAACATCAACGGCCCGGGCGACCCGTTCGAGATCGAGCGGGCGGCGATGCGGTTGGAGTTCGGCCCGGGCCAGCTGCTGGCCTACGCGGAGGTGCTGGAGGGCATCCTCGACGGCGACCCGGCGCTGTCGGTGCGTGCCGACACGGCGGTCGACTGCTGGCGCATCGTGGCGCCGGTGCTGACGGAGTGGGCGAAGGACGAGGTCCCGCTGCAGAACTACCGAGCGGGGTCGGCGGGTCCGGCGTCGTGGAAGAGGGTGGGCTGA